In [Leptolyngbya] sp. PCC 7376, a genomic segment contains:
- a CDS encoding glutathione peroxidase, with protein MPLPTNLATLDGTPLAPDTIANKVVLFVNVASQCGLTPQYNGLVALDKEYGDRGLVIIGVPCNQFGAQEPGTPEEIKDFTKSKYDVDFMLLEKQDVNGANRSPLYQFLVGEGDDIEWNFGKFLISRSGEVIERFDPQTAPDDAGLKAAIEKALG; from the coding sequence ATGCCTTTACCCACAAACCTCGCAACCTTAGATGGGACTCCCCTCGCTCCAGATACCATTGCAAATAAAGTGGTTCTGTTCGTGAACGTGGCTAGTCAATGTGGTCTAACGCCCCAGTACAACGGTCTTGTGGCACTCGACAAAGAGTATGGCGATCGCGGTCTCGTCATTATTGGTGTGCCCTGTAACCAATTCGGTGCCCAAGAGCCCGGTACCCCTGAGGAAATTAAAGACTTCACGAAGAGCAAGTATGACGTAGACTTCATGCTGCTCGAAAAGCAAGATGTTAATGGTGCGAACCGTAGTCCCCTTTATCAATTCCTTGTTGGTGAAGGTGATGATATTGAATGGAACTTCGGTAAGTTCCTCATTAGCCGCAGTGGTGAAGTGATCGAGCGTTTTGATCCTCAGACTGCTCCTGATGATGCTGGCTTGAAAGCAGCTATCGAAAAAGCTCTCGGTTAA
- a CDS encoding NAD(P)-dependent oxidoreductase, with protein sequence MTKKVFITGASGCIGHYLAETFIQNTDYELYLFVRSPQKLQFDTNAREGIHIVQGDLIDIEAQADLLKTMNVAILAATAWGGAQESFETNVVKTAKLIDLLDPTTCEQIIYFSTASLLGRNNEILTEARDLGTDYVRTKYECYQKLGTLDLASKISVVFPTLVAGGAPDKPYSHFSGGLKDLIKWLGLAKFFSADGSFHFIHGEDIATVVRHLAQNPPLIRFDLPEGELDPDRLFVLGNEPLMVDEAIAELCEHRGQKVYFKIPLTVGLANFIIKVFRIQVAAWDRFCIDYRHFTYAKTYNPRSFGLESACPKLTHVLTSAGVPRKSAKS encoded by the coding sequence ATGACAAAAAAGGTTTTTATCACTGGCGCCAGCGGCTGCATCGGGCATTATCTTGCTGAAACGTTTATCCAGAATACCGACTACGAACTCTATCTCTTCGTGCGATCGCCCCAGAAGCTCCAGTTTGATACCAACGCACGAGAAGGCATTCACATTGTCCAAGGGGATTTAATAGATATAGAAGCGCAGGCTGACTTGCTCAAAACCATGAATGTTGCGATTTTGGCGGCAACTGCATGGGGAGGTGCCCAAGAATCCTTTGAAACCAACGTCGTTAAAACTGCAAAATTAATTGACTTACTTGACCCGACGACTTGCGAACAAATTATTTATTTTTCGACGGCAAGCCTATTAGGACGCAACAACGAAATTTTGACCGAGGCGCGAGATTTAGGGACAGATTATGTGCGAACAAAATATGAGTGTTATCAGAAATTGGGGACGCTCGATCTCGCCTCGAAAATCTCTGTAGTCTTCCCAACTCTAGTGGCTGGTGGCGCACCAGATAAACCTTACTCCCATTTCTCTGGCGGCTTAAAGGATTTGATTAAATGGCTCGGATTGGCGAAATTTTTTAGTGCCGATGGGAGTTTTCATTTCATTCACGGCGAAGATATTGCGACGGTTGTCCGACATCTCGCCCAAAACCCTCCCCTGATCCGGTTCGACTTGCCGGAGGGAGAGCTTGATCCAGATCGATTGTTTGTCCTCGGAAATGAACCCTTAATGGTAGACGAGGCGATCGCCGAATTGTGTGAACATCGCGGCCAAAAAGTTTACTTTAAAATTCCGCTGACGGTGGGACTCGCCAATTTCATCATTAAAGTTTTCCGCATTCAAGTGGCCGCATGGGATCGGTTTTGCATCGATTATCGGCACTTCACCTATGCGAAAACCTACAATCCCCGTAGCTTTGGATTAGAATCCGCCTGCCCAAAGCTCACCCATGTGCTCACCAGTGCGGGTGTCCCTCGTAAATCAGCGAAATCTTAG
- a CDS encoding CHAT domain-containing protein — protein sequence MDDRLEVIVITADAEPLRFTEYISSTELNEIIIEASATLKNKTTDYQALQKLHQYLIEPFEAQLKDFGIENIIYAPDGALRYIPLAALYDGEKWLIEKYRTTNITALSLTSFADKPKKVVDILGAAFPDTKQTISVETAVSTREFGFGGLPAATQEIEGIASVFPVEKRLAGDFGKNIYSEFNLYSVIHLATHAKFLPGTPEDSFIVFGNGEYTNLKEIGEKWKFTEDQLVVLSACETGLGTDFTELNAENNGIEIVGLAYQMQRRGAQSTVASLWQVQDDSTEKLMTEFYRQLQQSNISKAEALRIAQETISQNPEYAHPYHWASFVMIGNGL from the coding sequence TTGGACGACAGACTGGAAGTTATCGTTATTACCGCCGATGCTGAACCCCTACGTTTCACAGAATATATTTCGTCCACCGAGCTAAACGAAATCATCATCGAAGCCAGCGCCACTCTTAAAAACAAAACAACCGACTACCAAGCCCTCCAGAAACTCCACCAATACCTAATCGAACCCTTCGAAGCCCAGCTAAAAGATTTTGGCATCGAAAATATTATCTATGCCCCAGATGGCGCGTTGCGTTACATTCCCCTCGCGGCACTCTACGACGGCGAAAAGTGGCTCATCGAGAAATATCGCACCACAAATATTACTGCCCTAAGCTTGACTTCCTTTGCCGACAAACCCAAAAAAGTCGTGGATATCCTCGGTGCAGCTTTCCCAGATACCAAACAGACTATCTCTGTCGAAACCGCAGTCAGTACCAGAGAATTCGGCTTTGGAGGATTACCTGCCGCCACCCAAGAAATTGAGGGCATCGCCTCCGTCTTTCCCGTCGAAAAGCGCTTGGCTGGGGACTTCGGCAAAAATATTTATAGTGAATTTAACCTCTACTCCGTCATCCACCTAGCCACCCATGCCAAGTTTCTGCCTGGCACACCAGAGGACTCATTTATTGTGTTTGGCAACGGCGAATATACAAACCTGAAAGAGATTGGCGAAAAATGGAAATTCACCGAAGATCAGTTGGTGGTGCTGAGTGCCTGCGAAACGGGACTGGGCACAGATTTTACGGAACTCAATGCAGAAAATAACGGTATCGAGATTGTTGGTTTAGCCTACCAAATGCAACGCAGAGGGGCACAGTCAACCGTGGCTTCGCTATGGCAAGTTCAGGATGATAGCACCGAAAAATTAATGACAGAATTTTATCGTCAACTCCAGCAAAGCAATATCAGTAAAGCGGAAGCCCTGCGCATTGCCCAAGAAACCATTAGCCAAAATCCGGAATATGCGCATCCATACCACTGGGCATCCTTTGTGATGATCGGGAATGGTTTGTAA
- a CDS encoding M1 family metallopeptidase, with amino-acid sequence MSGINFEYFVDTEDARSFELPGAKPHYNPDRPGQVEHILLDLDLDIAGRSLAGTCTITLAPIRSGVTTFKLDAVDMVIESVCVGNVSQPFDYDGEFLTVTLLQPTTTEKIDLAIAYKLEEPQRGIYFIQPDEHYPDKPVQVWTQGEDEDSRFWFPCFDYPGQLATSEIKIRVPKPYRAISNGELVGTEEQGDRTQYHWHQKEIHPSYLVTLAVGDFAEIQDEWQGIPVLYYVEKGKESEGDRSMGKTPEMMDFLSETYGYKYPFPKYAQVCVDDFIFGGMENTSTTLLTDRCLLDERASLDNTRTETLVLHELAHQWFGDLVVIKHWSHAWIKEGMATYAEVLWMDHEYGKDEAAYYLLEQMRNYLAEDRSRYRRPIVTHVYRAPIELYDRHLYEKGACVYHMIRTLLGDELFFKAIQTFVNRHAHQTVETIDLLRAVETATGFNLASLFDQYVFRGGHPDFEVSYSWDGGSGLAKLSIKQTQAKKDEKALFDLNIPVAFGYVDGENVTQKTFTFRLNEAEQTFYLPLEKKPNFVSFDVGNNWTKTVKLSYPMNELKAQLTDDPDPISRIHAAEAIAKQGNLEAVKALQTALTKEPFWGVRVEIAKALGKIQLNQAEAALMIGLKDSHPRVRRATLSSLGNFKTTDSYKAVKASLLKGDDSYYTEAAAARVLGSMVAVGLEDKAPESRDLLQQILETRAGWNEVVRAGAIGGLAAMKTSPEAVDLLLPYTEIGMPQPLRLAAIRSLGAVASGQSNDKLEVILNRLEAIARETFFLTQVAIVASLGRIENPKAMSLLQTLAGQAPDKRVRQRAEETVNRLQKKLSKDKAVKSLRDDLDKLKEENKQLQSRLAKLEAQK; translated from the coding sequence ATGTCTGGAATTAATTTTGAATATTTCGTCGATACCGAAGATGCGCGTTCTTTCGAGTTACCCGGCGCTAAACCCCACTACAATCCTGACCGTCCGGGGCAAGTTGAACATATTCTTCTTGATTTAGACCTCGATATCGCTGGGCGCTCGCTCGCAGGTACTTGTACGATTACCTTGGCTCCAATTCGCTCTGGCGTAACCACATTCAAGCTCGATGCTGTGGATATGGTGATTGAATCCGTTTGTGTCGGCAACGTCAGTCAGCCTTTTGATTATGATGGTGAATTTCTCACCGTCACGTTATTACAACCGACCACCACCGAAAAAATTGATCTGGCGATCGCCTACAAACTCGAAGAACCTCAACGTGGCATTTACTTCATTCAGCCGGACGAACATTATCCAGACAAACCTGTGCAAGTTTGGACGCAAGGTGAAGATGAAGATTCTCGATTTTGGTTTCCCTGTTTCGATTATCCGGGCCAATTAGCGACATCCGAAATTAAAATTCGTGTCCCCAAACCCTACCGCGCGATTTCAAATGGCGAATTAGTCGGCACAGAAGAACAAGGCGATCGCACCCAATACCATTGGCACCAGAAAGAAATTCACCCATCCTACCTTGTCACCCTTGCGGTGGGAGACTTTGCCGAAATTCAAGACGAATGGCAAGGCATTCCCGTACTTTATTACGTTGAGAAAGGGAAAGAATCAGAGGGCGATCGCAGCATGGGAAAAACCCCTGAGATGATGGATTTTCTCAGCGAAACCTATGGCTATAAATATCCTTTTCCGAAATATGCTCAAGTTTGTGTCGATGACTTTATCTTCGGCGGCATGGAAAACACTTCCACTACCCTGTTGACTGATCGCTGTCTCCTCGACGAACGCGCCAGCCTCGATAATACTCGCACTGAAACTCTTGTCCTTCATGAGTTGGCGCATCAGTGGTTTGGCGATTTAGTCGTCATTAAACATTGGAGCCACGCTTGGATTAAAGAAGGTATGGCTACCTATGCCGAAGTGCTATGGATGGATCATGAGTATGGCAAAGATGAAGCTGCCTATTATCTATTGGAGCAAATGCGGAATTATCTCGCTGAAGATCGCAGCCGCTACCGTCGCCCAATTGTGACTCATGTGTACCGTGCTCCCATCGAACTCTATGATCGCCACCTCTACGAAAAGGGAGCTTGTGTATATCACATGATTCGTACTCTCCTAGGCGATGAGTTGTTCTTTAAAGCCATCCAAACTTTCGTAAATCGCCATGCCCACCAAACTGTGGAAACGATCGATTTACTTCGCGCCGTTGAAACTGCTACTGGATTTAACCTTGCGTCACTTTTTGATCAATATGTTTTCCGGGGCGGACATCCTGATTTTGAGGTGAGTTATAGCTGGGATGGAGGCAGTGGTTTAGCGAAATTAAGTATTAAGCAAACCCAAGCGAAAAAAGATGAAAAGGCATTATTCGATCTGAATATTCCAGTTGCATTTGGTTATGTTGATGGTGAAAATGTTACTCAAAAAACATTTACTTTCCGCCTGAATGAAGCTGAACAAACCTTTTATTTACCTCTTGAAAAGAAACCGAATTTTGTCAGTTTTGATGTAGGGAATAATTGGACAAAAACTGTGAAATTGTCCTACCCAATGAATGAGTTGAAAGCTCAACTCACCGATGATCCAGACCCCATTTCTCGCATTCACGCAGCCGAGGCGATCGCCAAACAGGGAAATCTCGAAGCTGTTAAAGCCTTACAAACAGCCCTCACAAAAGAACCTTTTTGGGGTGTGCGAGTTGAAATCGCGAAAGCCCTCGGTAAAATCCAACTCAACCAAGCCGAAGCTGCTTTGATGATCGGTCTTAAAGATAGCCATCCCCGCGTACGTCGCGCCACATTATCCAGCCTAGGAAACTTTAAAACGACGGATAGCTACAAAGCCGTGAAAGCCAGTCTGCTCAAAGGTGATGATAGCTACTACACTGAGGCGGCAGCAGCAAGAGTTTTGGGCTCAATGGTGGCAGTGGGCTTAGAAGATAAGGCTCCTGAAAGTCGTGATCTTCTCCAACAAATTCTCGAAACTCGTGCAGGCTGGAATGAAGTGGTGCGAGCTGGAGCAATTGGTGGTTTAGCGGCCATGAAAACTTCCCCGGAAGCGGTTGATTTGCTTTTGCCTTATACCGAAATTGGTATGCCACAACCATTACGTCTTGCTGCGATCCGTTCCCTCGGAGCCGTCGCCAGTGGACAAAGCAACGACAAACTAGAGGTCATTCTGAATCGTTTAGAGGCGATCGCCCGCGAAACTTTTTTCCTGACCCAAGTGGCGATTGTCGCGTCCCTCGGCAGAATCGAAAATCCCAAAGCCATGAGTCTCTTACAAACCCTCGCAGGCCAAGCTCCAGACAAGCGTGTGCGCCAGCGAGCAGAGGAAACTGTTAACCGCCTCCAGAAAAAACTCAGCAAAGATAAAGCTGTGAAATCCTTACGCGATGATCTCGATAAACTAAAAGAAGAAAACAAACAACTTCAAAGTCGTCTTGCCAAATTAGAAGCTCAAAAGTAG
- a CDS encoding tetratricopeptide repeat protein — protein sequence MLELFVSWPFYRYGSVTFLFFTYSHSFCKRSIELYKQALDAYKKEGDLSGQAITNNDIGISYDNLGYKQEALDYLQQALPLRWAVGDRRGEAVTLNNIGRVYSDLGEKQEALDYYQQALPLRRAVGDRSGEATTLGNLGFLLEEDQPELAIIFYKQSVNLYETLRKDIEQLDPDIQQTYLSTIEGT from the coding sequence ATGTTGGAGCTGTTCGTAAGTTGGCCTTTTTATCGCTATGGCTCTGTTACTTTCCTCTTTTTTACCTACTCTCACTCCTTTTGCAAGAGGTCAATTGAACTCTATAAACAAGCTCTTGATGCTTACAAAAAAGAAGGTGATTTATCGGGTCAAGCAATCACAAATAATGACATCGGAATTTCTTATGATAACCTCGGTTACAAACAGGAAGCCCTCGACTATCTCCAACAAGCATTACCTCTCAGGTGGGCGGTGGGTGATCGCCGTGGGGAAGCAGTTACCCTCAATAATATTGGTCGGGTCTACTCAGATTTAGGGGAAAAACAGGAAGCCCTCGACTATTACCAACAAGCATTACCTCTCAGGCGGGCGGTGGGCGATCGCAGTGGGGAAGCCACTACTTTGGGGAATCTTGGTTTTTTGCTAGAGGAAGATCAACCAGAATTAGCCATTATTTTCTACAAACAGTCCGTCAATCTTTACGAAACTCTCCGCAAGGATATCGAACAGCTAGACCCCGATATCCAGCAGACTTATCTTTCCACCATTGAGGGCACTTAA
- a CDS encoding IS1 family transposase (programmed frameshift), which translates to MECPECQSTHIRKNGKKKGKQNHICVDCGRQFIDHYSQLGYSNAFKRECLKMYVNGMGFRAIERVKGVHHTTVITWVKQVGALLPDAYEPEEMPQVGELDELQTFVGAKKNKVWLWTAVDHFQPGILAWTIGDRSAETFKPLWAIVSLWRCFFYVTDGWKVYPIFVPDGDQIVSKTYMTRVEGENTRLRHYLARLHRKTLCYSKSVEMLEHSIRLLIHYLKFWDVPIPRPS; encoded by the exons ATGGAATGTCCAGAATGCCAATCTACTCATATCCGTAAGAACGGAAAGAAAAAAGGCAAACAGAATCACATCTGTGTAGATTGCGGTCGTCAGTTTATCGACCACTATAGTCAGCTCGGCTACTCAAATGCCTTCAAACGTGAATGCCTCAAAATGTATGTCAACGGTATGGGCTTTCGAGCCATTGAACGGGTGAAAGGAGTGCACCACACTACCGTCATCACTTGGGTCAAACAAGTCGGTGCATTGCTGCCTGATGCTTATGAACCGGAAGAGATGCCTCAGGTCGGGGAACTCGATGAACTTCAAACATTCGTCGGTGCTA AAAAAAACAAGGTCTGGCTCTGGACAGCAGTAGACCACTTTCAACCAGGTATTCTTGCTTGGACTATTGGTGACAGAAGTGCAGAGACATTCAAGCCACTATGGGCAATCGTTAGTCTCTGGAGATGCTTCTTTTACGTCACAGATGGCTGGAAAGTTTATCCCATCTTTGTACCCGATGGGGACCAGATTGTCAGTAAGACCTATATGACTCGAGTCGAAGGAGAGAACACTCGATTGCGGCATTATCTCGCTCGACTCCATCGAAAGACCTTATGTTATTCAAAGTCTGTGGAAATGTTAGAGCATTCGATTCGATTGCTGATTCACTATCTCAAGTTCTGGGATGTTCCTATCCCTCGACCCTCATAG
- a CDS encoding transposase family protein, with translation MEYLREYRTYFHIAQSWGIHESTVCRMVQKTENTLIKETDCHLPGMKQLHGSEELSLTVVVMDATEQAIEKPQKTTSLLLRKKKHHSLKAQIVIAWQWAQIICCDCEKGSIHDFKLLKKSRVHFRQGQLCLADAGYQGIHKRHQRSLTPHKKPRGGEFTASRNRRISS, from the coding sequence TTGGAATATCTGAGGGAATATCGCACTTATTTTCATATCGCTCAATCATGGGGCATTCATGAATCAACAGTTTGTCGCATGGTGCAAAAAACAGAGAATACACTCATCAAAGAAACCGATTGCCACTTACCCGGCATGAAACAGCTCCATGGTTCAGAAGAGTTATCTCTAACAGTAGTGGTGATGGATGCCACAGAACAGGCGATTGAAAAGCCCCAAAAAACAACGTCTTTACTACTCAGGAAAAAGAAGCATCATTCCCTTAAAGCTCAAATAGTTATTGCTTGGCAGTGGGCACAGATTATCTGTTGTGACTGTGAGAAAGGTAGCATCCATGACTTCAAACTACTCAAAAAGAGTAGAGTCCATTTTCGACAGGGACAACTCTGCCTTGCCGATGCCGGATATCAAGGCATACACAAGCGGCATCAGCGGAGTCTCACTCCTCACAAGAAGCCTAGAGGAGGAGAGTTTACTGCGAGCAGAAACAGGAGAATCAGCTCTTAG
- a CDS encoding M42 family metallopeptidase, with protein MSEKFDYLFEQIETLVMHHSPSGMEGEIDTYLLDLFAELELEYWQDRAGNIIVKIPGTNLEAGAIAITGHKDEIGAIVKDIHPQTGQVKVRALGGSYPWIYGEGVMDILGDHKTIQGILSFGSRHVSHESPQKKLQTETPVQWQQAWLETKCTAEELHKAGVRPGSRVLVGRHRKAPFRLKDYIGSYTLDNKASVVILIELAKRLQQKNPPQDVYLVASAKEEVGALGALYFSQNTNVDALIALEICPLAREYAIASGDRPVLLHQDGYGIYDDGLNQDIIAAASQIRRPLQQAIIQGFGSDASIAMKFGHISRGACLSFPTENTHGYEITHLGAIAHCIDILEAYCNDTSKLDI; from the coding sequence ATGTCTGAGAAATTTGATTATCTGTTTGAGCAAATTGAAACATTGGTGATGCACCATTCCCCCAGTGGTATGGAAGGGGAAATTGACACCTATTTGTTGGACTTATTTGCAGAGCTGGAATTAGAGTATTGGCAGGATCGAGCCGGAAATATTATTGTCAAAATTCCAGGGACAAATCTTGAGGCTGGGGCGATCGCCATTACAGGTCATAAAGATGAAATTGGGGCGATTGTTAAAGATATTCATCCGCAAACAGGTCAAGTAAAAGTGCGGGCATTGGGCGGATCTTATCCTTGGATTTACGGGGAAGGGGTAATGGATATCCTCGGCGATCACAAAACAATTCAAGGGATTTTGAGTTTTGGTTCCCGCCATGTTTCACATGAATCTCCCCAGAAAAAATTACAAACAGAAACCCCTGTCCAATGGCAGCAGGCTTGGCTCGAAACAAAATGTACCGCTGAGGAGTTACACAAAGCAGGTGTGCGTCCTGGTAGTCGTGTCCTAGTCGGCAGACATCGCAAAGCCCCCTTTCGTCTGAAAGATTACATCGGCAGCTATACCCTCGACAACAAAGCCTCTGTCGTGATCCTCATCGAACTCGCCAAACGCTTGCAACAAAAGAATCCGCCGCAGGATGTGTATCTTGTTGCTTCCGCCAAGGAAGAAGTTGGTGCTTTGGGTGCGCTTTATTTCAGCCAAAATACGAATGTCGATGCTTTGATCGCCCTCGAAATTTGTCCCCTCGCAAGGGAATATGCGATCGCCTCTGGGGACAGACCTGTTCTCCTCCATCAAGACGGTTATGGTATTTATGATGATGGCTTAAACCAAGACATTATTGCAGCCGCTAGTCAGATCCGTAGACCTTTACAACAAGCGATTATCCAAGGCTTTGGTAGTGATGCATCTATTGCGATGAAATTCGGTCATATCAGCCGTGGCGCTTGTCTAAGCTTTCCAACCGAAAATACCCACGGCTATGAAATCACTCATCTCGGGGCGATCGCCCATTGCATCGATATCCTCGAAGCCTATTGCAACGACACCAGCAAACTTGATATTTAA
- a CDS encoding HetZ-related protein: MNTNTIASTSFSATLQTWQPENLELDALQIWIEAEFKQELETSLKMIRAIATRMTIEVKRICEKSKRIQKSGEIKSWEKSLARHRINKCVGYYRLGSAQGRSELHSKLSVIVYRYIAPSRAQLGFAGRYNLIEDFMQDFYAESLKAFRRENDVPADYQPKTRLELAEYMAFTEQYAKRSITLPGGYSQQLIILRAQTFAKRMPKEAVVDIEKATEFSNDDNPAQHYSATMQQVRAQLVGDVHDPTEDSTRDRLITALFQYFQEQGHKDCADYLALKLQDLPACEIDEILGLTSRQRDYLQQRFKYHVEKFSRNSNWKIVHQWLGADLEQRLGLTDSQWEKFSDDLNDLQLEILELRGEQLSDKAIATEVGLTPKKVQKQWTAILEMAWEIRNAKKNGKK; encoded by the coding sequence ATGAACACCAACACAATCGCTTCTACTTCTTTCTCTGCAACACTTCAGACTTGGCAACCGGAAAATTTAGAGCTCGATGCTTTACAAATTTGGATCGAAGCTGAATTTAAACAAGAACTCGAAACTAGTTTAAAAATGATTCGGGCGATCGCTACTCGTATGACTATCGAAGTCAAGCGCATCTGCGAAAAGAGTAAGCGCATCCAAAAATCTGGTGAGATTAAGTCTTGGGAAAAATCCCTTGCTCGCCACCGCATCAACAAGTGTGTTGGATACTATCGTCTCGGTTCTGCCCAAGGTCGCTCTGAGCTACACAGCAAACTCAGCGTCATTGTCTACCGTTACATTGCACCATCCAGAGCACAGCTAGGTTTCGCTGGTCGCTATAACCTCATCGAAGACTTCATGCAGGATTTCTATGCGGAATCCCTTAAGGCATTTCGTCGCGAAAATGATGTACCAGCAGACTATCAGCCCAAGACTCGCCTTGAACTTGCGGAATATATGGCTTTCACTGAGCAGTATGCAAAGCGTTCCATCACTCTTCCTGGCGGCTACAGCCAACAATTAATTATTCTTCGCGCTCAAACCTTTGCGAAGCGGATGCCTAAGGAAGCGGTCGTTGATATCGAAAAGGCAACTGAATTTTCTAACGATGACAACCCAGCACAACACTACTCTGCCACTATGCAGCAAGTGCGTGCTCAGCTTGTCGGTGATGTACATGACCCCACTGAGGATTCCACTCGCGATCGCCTCATTACAGCTCTATTCCAGTACTTCCAAGAGCAAGGTCACAAAGATTGTGCAGATTATCTCGCGCTCAAACTTCAAGACCTCCCTGCTTGTGAGATCGATGAAATTCTTGGCCTTACTTCTCGCCAACGCGACTATCTCCAACAGCGCTTTAAGTACCATGTTGAAAAGTTTTCCCGCAATTCCAACTGGAAAATCGTTCACCAGTGGCTTGGTGCAGATTTAGAGCAACGCCTCGGTTTAACTGACTCTCAATGGGAAAAGTTCTCTGATGATCTCAATGATCTTCAACTCGAAATCCTTGAACTCCGTGGTGAACAACTCTCTGATAAGGCGATCGCCACTGAAGTTGGGCTCACTCCCAAAAAGGTTCAGAAGCAATGGACAGCAATTCTTGAGATGGCATGGGAAATCCGTAACGCGAAAAAGAACGGCAAAAAATAA
- a CDS encoding lipopolysaccharide assembly protein LapB has translation MHLWKSLAGLLVISMGVGSSIPQAIAQTKKEHFVIESSRAQLGSTALRTGQLLAGADQLTVLAGGKVVVLCLNETEATFTSTAKVLSKCPSTQVRETDGRSLAGVVWDWFRGKPLPNSIQDARAGLANLPYVISPRKSKILTTRPRIHWNQVEGAEAYTVQLSSPTTEVISWEITAEELNYQYPLAQPALVLGETYSIKITTSNFIASTEDGQTVTIEVLDEAKQQELFGLLKELRQLDLSAQTEIILESILYEEYELYSQAIAILSGYMRENPNALDIRERLAELYGRIGLPREEQQQYEEIIGRSPGQITEIRMRALNRLADFAEGNEEEAIAAKYRAEGQQISQQLGY, from the coding sequence ATGCATCTCTGGAAATCTTTAGCGGGGCTTCTCGTCATTTCAATGGGGGTTGGTAGTTCGATACCGCAGGCGATCGCCCAAACCAAGAAAGAACATTTTGTGATCGAAAGTTCGAGAGCACAACTCGGTTCGACGGCATTGCGAACGGGGCAACTGTTGGCTGGGGCAGACCAGCTAACTGTTTTAGCTGGCGGCAAAGTAGTCGTGCTATGCCTCAACGAAACGGAGGCGACCTTCACTTCTACAGCAAAAGTGTTAAGCAAATGTCCGAGTACACAAGTTAGAGAGACGGATGGGCGATCACTAGCTGGAGTCGTTTGGGATTGGTTTCGAGGCAAGCCATTACCCAATAGCATTCAAGATGCACGGGCTGGATTGGCGAATTTGCCATATGTCATTAGTCCCCGAAAAAGTAAGATTTTGACGACACGCCCAAGGATTCACTGGAATCAAGTAGAAGGAGCAGAAGCATATACTGTTCAGTTGAGTAGTCCCACCACTGAGGTCATTTCTTGGGAAATCACGGCAGAGGAATTGAACTATCAATATCCTTTGGCACAACCCGCATTGGTTCTCGGTGAAACCTACAGCATCAAAATCACCACCAGTAATTTCATTGCCTCAACTGAGGATGGCCAGACCGTCACCATCGAAGTTCTGGACGAAGCGAAACAGCAAGAATTATTTGGTTTGCTGAAAGAGTTACGGCAATTGGATTTATCCGCTCAAACTGAAATCATCCTAGAGTCAATTCTCTACGAAGAATACGAACTCTACAGTCAGGCGATCGCCATTTTGTCGGGATATATGCGAGAGAATCCCAATGCATTGGATATTCGGGAACGGCTGGCTGAACTCTATGGAAGGATTGGTTTACCCCGTGAAGAGCAACAGCAATATGAGGAAATTATCGGGCGATCGCCGGGACAGATTACAGAAATCAGGATGCGTGCCTTAAATCGATTAGCTGATTTTGCAGAAGGAAATGAAGAAGAGGCGATCGCCGCAAAATATCGGGCTGAAGGCCAACAAATTTCTCAGCAACTCGGTTATTAA